ctggttATGTTGTTATTGTCGTTGATTATGGCCTCCTTTGCAATTGACTGGAATTATCTGTTGTATGTGTAGTGTAACTGCAGAGAAATGGGTCCCCATTGTTGAAGTCCCAGTCAGTAGTATGAAAGTTTTCTTGGAGAGGAAGAAGCAAGAAGGTTTCTCCATCTTAGGTCTGGAGCAAACAGCAAACAGCATCTCTCTTGACCAATACATGTTTCCAAAGAGGACGGTGAGTTCCATACAGTCAACGTGGTgtttcttctttccttgagtgaaaattattatataattatcTTCACCAGTTTGATTATAGATCTTCATTCTTGTTGCGTAAATAGCAAGACCAATGAATTAGCGTATCTTCTGTTTTCTGTTAATTTGAACTGCTATTTTATACCAAATATCAATATTTTCTAATGTTTATAATATTGTATACCACGTGGTTTGTATAAGAAATGGTTAGGAAAAAAGTCTCTTAATGCTAAACTTGGAAACGTGTGTGTTACCAAGGTTGACAATGATTCCAATTTTTAGTGAAGGCACAACACTACTTTTTGAAATTCTCTTTCACAAAAGGAATTAATAGTTGCGATAGTAAGTAGTTTTAGATTATTATTCTAACCTTTCAAACTTTGTGTTTTTTGTTACTGTTCTATTCATCATTCGTCAAATAAATTGATATATTGATGTTATTCATGATTCTTTAAGACATTACCGTTATAACGAGTCTGATGATTGGTTGAATATTTGTAGGTCTTGGTCCTAGGCCGAGAAAAAGAGGGTATACCAGTGGACATCATTCACATCCTGGATGCTTGCATAGAAATCCCACAGTTGGGAATAGTTCGATCACTCAATGTTCATGTCAGTGGTGCCATTGCACTTTGGGAATACACTAGGCAGCAAAGATCCAGTAGCTGCTGAATTACACTACAAACTCTTTGCTTTTCTCCGGAGTGCAAGATAGCTAATTGTTTCTATCATCCTCATATTTACTGTATAATCACGGGTCACGTATGTTATATAAAGAACACATGTATATGTACTCAGTATGTGGTGTGTTGTTCTTGTGGGGCTCCAATTTTGTGTTATAGAAGATCTCTGCAAGTGATTTGAAGCTGAGGGAACAATCCATCATCCTTATGTTTCTTATGGAGTATTAGTAGTTTTTTGCTTCCTCATtgtgttgtattttttttttcctccagCAAGTTAGATACAATTTACTGCTACAAGTTTTGATATCTCAATGAAATTTGCAAGTAATTGCTTCTtgttttgaagtttatttaagGCTGATGATTAGAAATTTTCTTCCCTGTGCAGCCACCATAAAACAAGAGCTGATCTCTTACTTTAGGCctttaattttgttttgttaCCACTTACTGCAGATAATAGTCGACTCTATTTAAGAGATTACTCAAACCACCTGATTTCTCAGGTTCAAATTTATGTTTACCTATGGTCTTTGGGTCAAGTTTGCAATTGACTCCAGCAAAGTCCACATCAGGCAAAATGTGACCACCTACACTCCAACTAAAGGCATAAGGGCATAGCAAGCACAAAAGAGGAATTGCACGTGTCTCCGTGAAGAACAAAGTCTAGGGTTAGAAAGAAGAGCAATGTGAGAACGTtgtgtgaaagaagaagaaaaggagacTGAATTTCGTAAGACGAGAGCCAAAATGTTTAGAcaagcaaaaaaagaaaagaggtgAAAGTTGGAAGAAATAAAGTCGTCAAGTACAGGAATTGCTGTCAAAGGGGGCGGGAGAGTCTCGGTCCATGTTCAACGCTTGCTTGACTAGCTCAAAAGGAAGCAGTTGGAGTGTGTAGATGGGCTTTGAATAAGAGTTGAgtgattttttttcaataatGCCAATGATTGATGATATTATGGACTAATTGCCTATCGGGAGCGTATGACTTTTCAAAGCTTACCTTATATTATTAAAGAAAGGGGGCCCTTGGGCTACTTGACTGTAAGGAAGCCCTCGGGCCACTTGACTGTAAGGAAAGgggaaagtttttttttttttatagagagagagtAAGGGGATTTTTCGGGGGCTTTGAAGAAGGGCCACTTATATTGCAAAACTTTCAGAGATGGAGGTGAAAGTTGGAAGAAATAAAGTCATTGCCACTTAACCAGTGGTCTCAAGTTTGAATATCGCTATGGATTCGTCTCAGTGGTCTCAAGTTTGAATATCGCTATGGACTCGTCTTTGGTAGGAAATGTAACCCCCTCCCCCATGAGTGCATGATCTACTCCTACTCAAAAGTcagaaaataaagataaaagaagaaaaatcccAAATCAAAACCATTCAGAGCATGAAGAAGGGATGCAAAACCAAATGGACAGGAGAGTGGtttgaaaatgagaaaatcatgcATGCAAAACAAGAGTCTTTTAAAGGTGACTTCTTTACCTCTCCTTCAAATGTCCAATACACCATATCTCTAGTAATGGCAACCATTTTAACCTTCATTGCCCTCTCTTTTGTAACTACATGGGAGCCCTTACTGGCAAATGCAAAAATCTTCATAGTTCTAATGAAAGATGACCCTTTTGTATCTACAAAATCAAAGTAAAAACACTTGTCTCTTCCTTAACCTTATTTAGTAAGCCATTAAGCATCACCCTcttattattgtttattgtgCCAATCTTTTGTGCAGGAATTTTGAAGATATTGATATATACAAAGAAAGGATGAGAAGACAGCATGACATGCTTCTAGGATCTCTTCTAGAAAAAAGTGTATATACCAAAGTTTACAGCTATACTCATTTGATCAATGGATTTGCCATTCATTTGGCATCTGATGAGGTAGGCATTTGACTTCATCGGTTCTGATGTCTATAACATTTTCGTATTTTTGTTCTGTTGACTAGCTAAATGCTCAAAGAATTATAAGTATTGTATTTCTGCAGGCCCTTGACATTCTGCAGAATGTAGAAGGTGTTAGAGCCATTTATGAAGATGTAAAGATGAAGAAGCTGACAACACATACACCTGACTTTTTAGGACTTCCTACTGGTGTCTGGCCGAAGTTAGGTGGTCCTTCGACTTCAGGGTCAGGTGTTGTAATTGGTATGATTGACACCGGAATCAATCCATTCCATCCTAGCTTTTTGGCTCAAGCATCAAATGGTGTTGGTCGGGGTACAATTGTGAAAAGTGGAAAATTCAAAGGGAAGTGTGTGACTGGAGATAGATTCCCGGAAACAGCCTGCAATAGCAAGATAGTTGGAGCACAATATTTTGCAAGAGCTGCAACTGCTGCTGGTGAATTCAATGCATCTCGTGACTATGCTTCCCCTTATGATGCTGATGGACATGGAAGGCAAGTGACTTAATATTTAGTATGAAAAACATAGTAGTATTGTTTAGTAACATCCTTTTGACCATTATTTTTCtgtttcatttgatatttttgaacgATAATACATGTTCATAATCTTTGAACGATGTTTCTATATACCAGCCATATAGCATCAACTGCAGCAGGAAATCATCATGTTCCTGTCATTGTCAACCATTTCAACTATGGTTATGCAAGTGGTATGGCTCCAGGAGCAGggtaatatgaatattatttctctctttttatcaagaattccacatgtgaaatttgaTCTTGATAAAGAAAAACTGTTCTGCATCTTCTAACAGGATTGCTGTGTATAAGGCCATGTACTCTTTCGGGGGTTTCATGTCAGATGTTGTGGCTGCAGTGGATCAGGTTGAAAATTGTCAATGAATATACAGTACATAACATATTTATGCAtctttcctatttttttttagaatttcacTTGTTAAAGTGGCGAATAATTCTTggcaaatatttttatcatttaggCAGTAGAAGATGGAGTGGATATACTAAACCTTTCTGTAGGGCCAGCAAGTGTTCCTATCGGTCCTTCTGCTTTCCTCAATGTTCTGGAAATGCAGCTTTTATTTGCAACAAGAGCTGGTGTGTTGGTTGTTCAAGCTGCTGGAAATGGAGGTCCTTCTTCAACTTCCATTCTTTCCTTCAGTCCCTGGATCACAAGTGTTGCTGCCTCCACTACGGATCGTAGATATAATAATTCAATTGTTCTAGGCAATGGACAAAGCTTCTCTGGTAGTGGACTTTCGCGTTAAGTCCCCTCACCCCTTTCTTGCTGTTAAATTTCGTTCATTTACTTTAGAGTGAAGGGTCAAACACACCTAAATTATCCAGGCATTTCGATTTTGACACTGAACTATCAGGTGTGCGAGTCGAGTTTCCTACCCGAATTATCaccaaatatttatcaaaacacaTCTCAACTATCAATTGTTCCTTTTTTCTACTTGAACGATGGTGATATTTTAGGCAGGAAAAGGGAAAAACAGATAATTGAGGTGTGTTTTTGACCATTAACTCTTTGCTTTATTAACAAATAACAATTGATGTGTCCATTATCTATATTCTAGTGActgcttctctttttttcgTCGCTGAAAATGTGGTCTTCACATCTTACTTTGCAGCTCCGACTCTTTCAGAAGTGCATTTCCCACTTGCTGCTGCATCTGATGTTTGTAAAGGGAACACTTCTTCTGCTCTATTGACAGTTGAGAGCTGCCAGGAGACAGAACCATTCATTCGAACATTAGTGCATGAGAAGATAGTAATATGCACATATACATTTGATTTTGAATCAGAGGCAGCAAGCATAGCAACTGTTGCTGATACAATACAAAAAATCGGGGCTGCTGGCTTTGTACTGACAATGGACCCTGATATTAGTTCTGAAAAAATTAAGGGAGCTACAATGACATTGTCAGTACCTGGTCTAATCTTGAACAGCATGGAAGCCTCTACGGTATCAATCTCATAGCCATAATCATCAGAATCAACATGAATGGTTCTCTTTATGGatgaaaaatagaaattatgATGTCACAAAACTGGTTTCATCTGAAACCGTAACTAGTAAATACTGTACATTTCTTGGTTCAATCTCCAAGAACTCCACCACTTCGAGAAGTTCAACTTAATCTATGGATATTCAAAGCAACAGTTTTCAAGGGCCTAGAATATAACTTGATAAGGCTGTCAATTGTCTACTAATCCTGGTGCTCTTTGTTACCTGGTGCAGGCTTTGCGTGAATACTATAACTCCAACACAATAAGAAGTAGAAGTGGAAGGGCTATTAGTTTCCGAGCTACAGCAAGAATTTTAGACGGGAGACGAGCTAGTTATACCAGTCAGGATCCGGTTGTGGCATCGTATTCATCTAGAGGTCCTGATGTGAACAATGCACTCTTAGACACTGCTGATGTCCTTAAACCGAACATCATGGCTCCAGGATCCTCGATATGGGCATCCTGGAGCCCTAATAGTGAAGGAGATCAATACATCAAAGGTATGATTATACAAATTCAGCTCATTTTGCACACTTCGATAGGCCTACTCAAGAATTATCCAACGTCAACcttatattttggtattttgagggTATGTAGTTTTTTGCTTTTGGTAGTTGTTACCATCTGTTG
The genomic region above belongs to Solanum dulcamara chromosome 5, daSolDulc1.2, whole genome shotgun sequence and contains:
- the LOC129889782 gene encoding subtilisin-like protease SBT2.5 isoform X3; the encoded protein is MHAKQESFKGDFFTSPSNVQYTISLVMATILTFIALSFVTTWEPLLANAKIFIVLMKDDPFVSTKSKNFEDIDIYKERMRRQHDMLLGSLLEKSVYTKVYSYTHLINGFAIHLASDEALDILQNVEGVRAIYEDVKMKKLTTHTPDFLGLPTGVWPKLGGPSTSGSGVVIGMIDTGINPFHPSFLAQASNGVGRGTIVKSGKFKGKCVTGDRFPETACNSKIVGAQYFARAATAAGEFNASRDYASPYDADGHGSHIASTAAGNHHVPVIVNHFNYGYASGMAPGAGIAVYKAMYSFGGFMSDVVAAVDQAVEDGVDILNLSVGPASVPIGPSAFLNVLEMQLLFATRAGVLVVQAAGNGGPSSTSILSFSPWITSVAASTTDRRYNNSIVLGNGQSFSGSGLSPPTLSEVHFPLAAASDVCKGNTSSALLTVESCQETEPFIRTLVHEKIVICTYTFDFESEAASIATVADTIQKIGAAGFVLTMDPDISSEKIKGATMTLSVPGLILNSMEASTALREYYNSNTIRSRSGRAISFRATARILDGRRASYTSQDPVVASYSSRGPDVNNALLDTADVLKPNIMAPGSSIWASWSPNSEGDQYIKEFCTFIWNKHGYSTHCWNCCSNKTEAPRVESCSHYICDDDNCRRNVWLL
- the LOC129889782 gene encoding subtilisin-like protease SBT2.6 isoform X1 codes for the protein MATILTFIALSFVTTWEPLLANAKIFIVLMKDDPFVSTKSKNFEDIDIYKERMRRQHDMLLGSLLEKSVYTKVYSYTHLINGFAIHLASDEALDILQNVEGVRAIYEDVKMKKLTTHTPDFLGLPTGVWPKLGGPSTSGSGVVIGMIDTGINPFHPSFLAQASNGVGRGTIVKSGKFKGKCVTGDRFPETACNSKIVGAQYFARAATAAGEFNASRDYASPYDADGHGSHIASTAAGNHHVPVIVNHFNYGYASGMAPGAGIAVYKAMYSFGGFMSDVVAAVDQAVEDGVDILNLSVGPASVPIGPSAFLNVLEMQLLFATRAGVLVVQAAGNGGPSSTSILSFSPWITSVAASTTDRRYNNSIVLGNGQSFSGSGLSPPTLSEVHFPLAAASDVCKGNTSSALLTVESCQETEPFIRTLVHEKIVICTYTFDFESEAASIATVADTIQKIGAAGFVLTMDPDISSEKIKGATMTLSVPGLILNSMEASTALREYYNSNTIRSRSGRAISFRATARILDGRRASYTSQDPVVASYSSRGPDVNNALLDTADVLKPNIMAPGSSIWASWSPNSEGDQYIKGQNFALLSGTSMATPHIAGIAALIKQKHPGWSPAAITSAMMTTADVTFGYSSTPILAQQTNQLTPATPFDFGAGLVNPSRAIDPGLVFKARFKHYVLFLCSVPGVDEMSVRRAVGVGCPNKKKAWCSDLNTPSVTISNLVGSRNVIRSVTNVAGKDETYQVMVQEPLGVNVSVTPRVFNIIARASKHITIVLNATQTTNTYSFGEIVFLGNQNHTVRVPLAVFVSSTLHS
- the LOC129889782 gene encoding subtilisin-like protease SBT2.6 isoform X2; amino-acid sequence: MATILTFIALSFVTTWEPLLANAKIFIVLMKDDPFVSTKSKNFEDIDIYKERMRRQHDMLLGSLLEKSVYTKVYSYTHLINGFAIHLASDEALDILQNVEGVRAIYEDVKMKKLTTHTPDFLGLPTGVWPKLGGPSTSGSGVVIGMIDTGINPFHPSFLAQASNGVGRGTIVKSGKFKGKCVTGDRFPETACNSKIVGAQYFARAATAAGEFNASRDYASPYDADGHGSHIASTAAGNHHVPVIVNHFNYGYASGMAPGAGIAVYKAMYSFGGFMSDVVAAVDQAVEDGVDILNLSVGPASVPIGPSAFLNVLEMQLLFATRAGVLVVQAAGNGGPSSTSILSFSPWITSVAASTTDRRYNNSIVLGNGQSFSAPTLSEVHFPLAAASDVCKGNTSSALLTVESCQETEPFIRTLVHEKIVICTYTFDFESEAASIATVADTIQKIGAAGFVLTMDPDISSEKIKGATMTLSVPGLILNSMEASTALREYYNSNTIRSRSGRAISFRATARILDGRRASYTSQDPVVASYSSRGPDVNNALLDTADVLKPNIMAPGSSIWASWSPNSEGDQYIKGQNFALLSGTSMATPHIAGIAALIKQKHPGWSPAAITSAMMTTADVTFGYSSTPILAQQTNQLTPATPFDFGAGLVNPSRAIDPGLVFKARFKHYVLFLCSVPGVDEMSVRRAVGVGCPNKKKAWCSDLNTPSVTISNLVGSRNVIRSVTNVAGKDETYQVMVQEPLGVNVSVTPRVFNIIARASKHITIVLNATQTTNTYSFGEIVFLGNQNHTVRVPLAVFVSSTLHS